In a single window of the Geotrypetes seraphini chromosome 11, aGeoSer1.1, whole genome shotgun sequence genome:
- the LOC117345669 gene encoding lipopolysaccharide-induced tumor necrosis factor-alpha factor homolog, whose translation MNEPNVAQPSSKAPINSVYPLPQQAPPLSNVNQTEPYATPGSQLQPGVAGAVYPPPPPYVISGTQPQPGTVVVTSVSSAAIVRNSCLSTPACVLCPSCHNQVITRITHSAGLLAWAICCGLVLFGCGLGCCLIPFCVDSCLDVNHFCPHCNHLIHKYKQL comes from the exons ATGAATGAACCGAATGTAGCACAACCATCATCAAAGGCACCTATAAACAGTGTTTACCCTCTGCCACAACAAG CACCTCCCCTTTCCAATGTCAATCAAACAGAACCATATGCTACACCAGGTTCACAATTGCAACCAGGAGTAG CTGGAGCAGTTTATCCACCTCCCCCTCCCTATGTTATATCAGGGACACAACCACAGCCTGGAACAG TGGTTGTGACATCTGTTTCTTCAGCAGCCATTGTGCGAAATTCTTGTTTATCCACACCTGCGTGCGTATTATGCCCTAGCTGTCACAACCAAGTTATCACGAGGATAACTCACTCAGCAGGTCTTCTGGCATGGGCGATATGCTGTGGGCTTGTTCTATTTGG GTGCGGCCTGGGATGCTGTCTGATTCCCTTCTGCGTCGACAGCTGTCTCGATGTGAACCACTTCTGTCCACATTGTAACCATCTCATTCACAAATATAAACAGCTTTAA